In Winkia neuii, a genomic segment contains:
- the murJ gene encoding murein biosynthesis integral membrane protein MurJ yields MSRKSRKVGLAKINVARATGIMAAGTAVSRVLGFIRAALLIAIIGEVGANDAFQAANTLPNTVYNLIASSVLSAVLVPQIVRALSKGGDEAEEYINRLLTFFTVGLALITVVAVAAAPFLVKLYAYKFAHDWYKIAVAFAFWCLPQVFFYGMYALWGQLLNAMGKFGPYMWSPVVNNVVGISGMGVFLWVMGDKDWATDPSLWSSKAIALLGGITTLGIVAQALILLPPLYRTGFRLRPVWGFRGHGLGQVSKTAFWAFAALMAGQGSYLVVSNVAAAGNGVAAKTGEFVASTTAYNTAFMIYQIPIALVVVSLITALFTKMSQMMATGDLAGARRTYNQTIIGIGSVTVFCAAALAMAAVPVMQVIMPRFDAAAISGYAGVVAVMAFNIPFLAIWSTSQSLLLSQEDTKTSFFVQAPMAIVVAIVAGSSYFLLNPTHWVQGAAAGELCGWIFAAIVGCIVVDRRLPGANPGAIVREYAKYLGAIAPAVLVGWVILHFMGAMSGSADSSTTARFAGALARVTIVGFVMLGIYLAGLFLLRSEGVKIISGPLAARLHLGRSANGAKAENSEKLEDMTSKPEEAVATEDHEEPIISGRDAHFVLLPAATAEQAPEAQTPLAATATQDEPPVPAPAQKGASATAAGAASFPPPPPGEGEAEAQEEHGESSAQEQDQLGESVAEETTDQEDAHPASNTPEAMASLSPQRWDSLKSALLGKASASQSQTPASPSQEQGQEGSFPPPPPGEGEAEAQTGSTALASTPENQDSAAAPASTSAAGSSPVPAAQAQPQEEGSAEEASPSKAADQEAEGGETEGEETVHVTQNASPRKVSGVPLVGTKNAIIPPAADAEKDIEANTASFEAILMGQEPANSDTSTRQLPMFGAAPKPVPPRTAPKVQRRDEEDDSPLINPVRRTMIGAAAGAGVALLLGLILVVPPLLSSPSAKEAAPKTSASQSQQGGATKKPSAPTAKKPEIAAVASLDPEGDQNEHPEDQDKMVDGDPQSVWMSRYYQNPKFGFKSGIGVSILLKDKAKVSQVTVATPATGGTIELRSTSADKPHEGEPLATGEFAQPTTTLKLKKPVEADSLVLWISELPRDGEGRNRAVISEITVK; encoded by the coding sequence ATGAGCCGCAAGAGCCGAAAAGTAGGCCTAGCAAAAATTAACGTCGCCCGTGCCACCGGGATTATGGCTGCCGGAACAGCCGTGTCCAGGGTGCTCGGGTTCATTCGCGCTGCCCTACTGATAGCAATCATTGGTGAAGTGGGCGCCAACGACGCCTTCCAGGCTGCGAACACGCTACCGAACACCGTCTACAACCTGATTGCCTCCTCGGTACTGTCAGCGGTGCTGGTGCCGCAGATCGTGCGCGCCCTCTCCAAGGGCGGGGACGAGGCCGAAGAGTACATCAACCGGCTCCTCACCTTCTTCACCGTCGGCTTGGCGCTGATCACCGTCGTCGCCGTTGCTGCCGCTCCCTTCCTGGTGAAGCTGTACGCCTACAAGTTCGCCCACGACTGGTACAAGATCGCCGTAGCCTTCGCCTTCTGGTGCCTGCCGCAAGTTTTCTTCTACGGCATGTACGCCCTCTGGGGACAACTACTAAACGCCATGGGCAAATTCGGCCCATACATGTGGTCTCCAGTGGTCAACAACGTTGTCGGAATCTCGGGCATGGGCGTGTTCTTGTGGGTAATGGGAGACAAGGACTGGGCAACGGACCCCTCCCTCTGGTCTTCTAAGGCAATCGCACTGCTAGGCGGCATCACCACCCTAGGCATCGTGGCGCAAGCACTGATCTTGCTGCCACCGCTATACCGCACCGGCTTTAGACTCCGGCCCGTCTGGGGCTTCCGCGGGCACGGGCTCGGCCAGGTTTCCAAGACCGCATTCTGGGCCTTCGCCGCACTAATGGCCGGACAGGGATCCTACCTGGTAGTCTCCAACGTGGCCGCCGCAGGCAACGGAGTTGCCGCAAAGACCGGCGAATTCGTGGCATCCACCACCGCCTACAACACCGCGTTCATGATCTACCAGATCCCCATCGCGCTCGTTGTCGTCTCGCTTATTACAGCCCTCTTCACGAAGATGTCGCAGATGATGGCCACAGGTGACCTAGCTGGAGCGCGACGTACCTACAACCAAACCATCATTGGCATAGGTTCCGTCACCGTGTTCTGTGCCGCCGCCCTCGCAATGGCAGCAGTACCGGTAATGCAGGTAATCATGCCCCGCTTCGATGCGGCCGCCATCAGCGGATACGCGGGCGTCGTGGCCGTCATGGCGTTCAACATTCCCTTCCTAGCGATCTGGTCGACCTCGCAGTCGCTGCTACTAAGCCAGGAAGACACTAAGACTTCCTTCTTCGTGCAGGCGCCCATGGCGATCGTCGTTGCGATAGTTGCCGGCAGCTCCTACTTCCTACTGAACCCAACCCACTGGGTGCAAGGCGCGGCCGCCGGCGAACTGTGCGGGTGGATCTTCGCCGCCATCGTGGGCTGCATCGTGGTAGACCGGCGCCTGCCCGGAGCTAACCCCGGCGCAATCGTTCGTGAATACGCTAAGTACCTGGGCGCTATTGCCCCAGCCGTATTGGTCGGGTGGGTGATACTGCATTTCATGGGCGCCATGTCGGGCAGTGCGGATTCGTCCACGACAGCGCGTTTTGCTGGGGCACTAGCACGCGTTACCATTGTCGGCTTCGTCATGCTAGGCATCTACCTGGCTGGCCTGTTTCTGCTGCGTAGCGAGGGAGTCAAGATCATCTCTGGCCCCCTTGCTGCACGGCTGCATCTGGGTCGGTCTGCTAATGGCGCGAAGGCCGAAAATAGTGAGAAACTAGAAGACATGACATCTAAGCCGGAGGAAGCCGTGGCTACCGAAGATCACGAAGAACCCATCATTTCGGGCCGAGACGCCCACTTTGTTCTTCTGCCTGCAGCAACAGCCGAACAGGCGCCCGAAGCACAAACCCCCCTTGCCGCCACCGCGACGCAGGACGAACCTCCGGTGCCCGCTCCTGCACAGAAGGGTGCTAGTGCTACCGCTGCCGGGGCCGCTTCTTTCCCGCCGCCCCCGCCGGGCGAGGGCGAAGCCGAAGCACAAGAGGAACACGGCGAATCTTCCGCACAGGAACAAGACCAACTCGGCGAGTCCGTGGCAGAAGAAACGACCGACCAGGAAGACGCTCACCCCGCGAGCAACACCCCCGAAGCCATGGCGTCACTGTCGCCACAGCGCTGGGATTCACTAAAGTCGGCGCTGCTAGGAAAGGCCTCGGCCTCCCAAAGCCAGACTCCCGCCTCGCCTTCGCAGGAGCAGGGCCAGGAAGGTTCTTTCCCGCCGCCCCCGCCGGGCGAGGGCGAAGCCGAAGCACAAACCGGGTCAACGGCCCTTGCGAGCACCCCGGAGAATCAGGATTCGGCAGCCGCCCCTGCCTCGACTTCGGCAGCCGGAAGCTCGCCGGTTCCTGCGGCCCAGGCACAACCGCAGGAAGAAGGGTCTGCAGAAGAGGCTTCGCCCTCGAAGGCAGCAGACCAGGAAGCCGAAGGCGGCGAAACTGAGGGCGAGGAAACCGTCCACGTCACCCAGAACGCCTCTCCGCGCAAGGTAAGCGGCGTTCCCCTAGTTGGCACTAAGAACGCAATCATTCCGCCGGCCGCTGATGCCGAGAAGGACATTGAGGCCAATACCGCTTCCTTCGAAGCCATCCTGATGGGCCAGGAGCCCGCCAATTCGGACACTAGTACCCGGCAACTGCCCATGTTCGGCGCCGCCCCGAAGCCGGTGCCGCCACGAACCGCCCCGAAGGTGCAGCGTCGTGACGAAGAGGACGATTCTCCGCTCATCAATCCCGTCCGTCGCACCATGATCGGTGCGGCAGCCGGCGCGGGCGTCGCCCTCCTCCTCGGACTCATCCTGGTGGTGCCGCCGCTGCTGTCCTCGCCCTCGGCAAAGGAGGCCGCGCCCAAGACTTCCGCCTCCCAATCCCAGCAGGGTGGGGCCACTAAGAAGCCCTCGGCGCCCACTGCGAAGAAGCCCGAGATTGCCGCAGTGGCCTCCCTCGATCCCGAGGGCGACCAAAATGAACACCCCGAAGATCAAGACAAGATGGTGGACGGCGACCCGCAGTCCGTATGGATGTCGCGCTACTACCAGAATCCGAAGTTCGGCTTTAAGTCCGGCATCGGCGTCTCAATCTTGCTGAAAGACAAGGCAAAGGTTAGCCAGGTCACCGTGGCCACTCCCGCCACCGGGGGCACTATCGAACTGCGCTCAACTTCGGCTGACAAGCCGCACGAGGGCGAACCACTCGCCACTGGCGAATTCGCCCAACCCACCACCACTTTGAAGCTAAAGAAACCGGTGGAAGCTGACTCGCTTGTGCTTTGGATTTCCGAGCTGCCCCGTGACGGCGAAGGGCGAAACCGCGCAGTTATTAGCGAAATCACCGTCAAATAG
- the trxB gene encoding thioredoxin-disulfide reductase, producing the protein MAETVHDVIIVGSGPAGYTAAIYTARAGLNPVMIAGSVTAGGALMQTTDVENYPGFRDGILGPDLMEQMRAQAERFGADIRLEDAEELVLSGDVKKVVTDEGEYLAKTVIVSTGSEYRKLGVPGEEEFSGRGVSYCATCDGFFFKDKPIVVVGGGDSAMEEATFLAKFGSSVTVVHRRDQLRASQAMQDRAKANDKIDFVWNSVVTQVNGQQGATSVTLHNRETGEDSELEAAGIFVAIGQIPRTELVDGQLELGPEGYINVASPSQATNIPGVFACGDVADPRYQQAVTAAGSGCRAALDVEHYLEQL; encoded by the coding sequence ATGGCAGAAACTGTCCACGACGTAATCATTGTGGGCTCCGGCCCGGCCGGGTACACGGCGGCCATTTACACGGCTCGCGCGGGGCTGAACCCCGTCATGATCGCTGGTTCCGTCACCGCTGGTGGCGCCCTCATGCAGACCACTGATGTGGAAAACTATCCCGGTTTCCGCGACGGCATACTGGGGCCGGATCTAATGGAGCAGATGCGTGCCCAGGCGGAACGCTTCGGCGCCGACATTCGTCTTGAGGACGCCGAGGAGCTAGTGCTGAGCGGCGACGTCAAGAAGGTCGTCACCGACGAGGGCGAATACTTGGCTAAGACCGTAATCGTTTCTACCGGCTCTGAATACCGCAAGTTGGGCGTGCCCGGAGAAGAGGAATTTTCTGGCCGCGGCGTTAGCTACTGCGCCACTTGTGACGGGTTCTTCTTCAAGGACAAGCCGATCGTCGTTGTGGGCGGCGGCGACTCCGCCATGGAAGAGGCAACCTTCCTAGCGAAGTTCGGTTCGTCAGTGACCGTCGTTCACCGCCGCGACCAGCTGCGCGCCTCTCAGGCCATGCAGGATCGGGCCAAGGCCAACGACAAGATTGACTTCGTGTGGAACAGCGTGGTGACCCAGGTGAATGGCCAGCAGGGGGCCACCTCCGTGACACTGCACAACCGCGAAACTGGCGAAGATTCTGAGCTGGAAGCTGCAGGCATCTTCGTGGCGATTGGCCAGATCCCGCGCACCGAACTGGTCGACGGGCAGTTGGAGCTAGGTCCGGAGGGCTACATTAATGTTGCTTCGCCCTCGCAGGCCACCAACATTCCAGGCGTTTTTGCTTGCGGCGACGTTGCTGACCCCCGTTACCAGCAGGCGGTAACTGCTGCCGGCTCTGGCTGTAGGGCAGCCCTGGACGTAGAACACTATCTGGAGCAACTTTAG
- the trxA gene encoding thioredoxin, whose amino-acid sequence MATVEVTDQDFIDKVIKSDKPVLVDFWATWCGPCRQMGPVVDEIATERDDVVIAKLDIDKNPATAAKYGVVSIPTFAIFKDEDLVRTLVGSRPKKDLLAALDEVTK is encoded by the coding sequence ATGGCAACTGTTGAAGTAACCGATCAAGATTTCATCGACAAGGTAATCAAGTCCGACAAGCCCGTGCTGGTTGATTTCTGGGCCACCTGGTGTGGACCGTGCCGGCAGATGGGTCCGGTTGTGGACGAAATTGCTACCGAACGCGACGACGTGGTTATTGCCAAGCTGGATATTGATAAGAACCCGGCTACCGCAGCTAAGTATGGCGTCGTATCGATTCCTACGTTCGCGATCTTCAAGGACGAGGACTTGGTGCGGACCCTGGTGGGTTCGCGCCCGAAGAAGGATCTGCTAGCGGCCCTCGATGAGGTCACTAAGTAG
- a CDS encoding amino acid ABC transporter ATP-binding/permease protein: protein MKRSVTRRLLREAKGTRRPLIVSALARIVGACARMAIFALGFVLVGCAVAGKAPRLQLGVALVITGLVRAGCSYLEHYSGHLVAFTMLAGLRVRLYVALAKRAPASISEMDVADVLPSAVRDIDRVEAFYAHTIVPRIAAVVVPVLAGAAVMQLTGFTAGLILCVGLWASAFALTALTEGQIARAKQGELEVRSELSRELTRSRIALAELLSNQKQDEALTRITNNGEQIGRALEKAERWKGVRGAVGLCWDAFLLITVAGMVASMQQSLPQTLAALGLAVGSLASATALREGGEGRVAAKESARRLFAMIDNAGEQLDGDDWQVGVAPQIVFDQVYFKYPKTERGLKGLTLTLHPGQYTCLSGPSGSGKSTIGALLARAWDPDKGGIIVDGIYLNRISPQAVRQRICVISQDGSLIDGTVADNLKLGKQVPGGALEKVLKVVALEEDVAALGGLQAHLRPNQLSGGQKQRLLLARGLLMDADAYVLDEVTSHLDEATLQTVRANLRGALHGKTVLEITHRVDTTVRHVELEEGALKA, encoded by the coding sequence ATGAAACGATCCGTAACAAGGCGACTGCTTCGAGAGGCGAAAGGAACTCGCCGCCCCCTGATTGTGTCGGCGCTAGCAAGAATTGTCGGTGCGTGCGCGCGGATGGCGATCTTCGCTCTTGGCTTCGTGCTAGTCGGCTGTGCCGTTGCCGGGAAAGCCCCACGCCTACAGCTGGGAGTCGCCCTGGTTATTACCGGCCTTGTGAGGGCGGGGTGTTCCTACCTAGAGCATTACTCCGGGCACCTGGTTGCCTTCACCATGCTGGCCGGACTGCGGGTGCGGCTGTATGTAGCTCTGGCGAAGAGGGCGCCGGCGAGCATTAGCGAAATGGACGTTGCAGACGTGCTGCCCTCGGCTGTGCGAGACATCGATCGGGTCGAGGCTTTCTATGCCCACACGATCGTGCCTCGGATAGCGGCGGTAGTAGTTCCGGTGCTCGCGGGAGCAGCGGTAATGCAGTTGACGGGGTTTACTGCAGGATTGATTTTGTGCGTAGGTCTATGGGCTAGCGCCTTTGCACTTACGGCCCTAACCGAGGGCCAGATAGCTAGAGCCAAACAGGGTGAACTAGAGGTGCGAAGTGAGCTGTCTAGGGAGCTAACCCGCAGTCGCATCGCACTGGCAGAACTCCTGTCGAATCAGAAGCAGGACGAGGCGCTAACTAGAATCACCAACAACGGGGAGCAGATAGGCCGAGCACTCGAGAAGGCTGAGCGGTGGAAAGGTGTGCGCGGGGCAGTAGGACTGTGCTGGGATGCGTTTCTTCTAATTACCGTGGCCGGCATGGTCGCTTCAATGCAGCAAAGCCTGCCGCAAACTTTGGCAGCCCTGGGACTTGCGGTTGGTTCCCTAGCTAGCGCTACCGCGTTGCGCGAAGGTGGGGAGGGCCGAGTGGCTGCGAAGGAATCCGCACGCAGACTCTTTGCGATGATCGACAACGCAGGCGAGCAGCTCGATGGAGACGACTGGCAGGTTGGGGTAGCGCCGCAGATCGTGTTCGATCAGGTCTACTTCAAGTATCCGAAGACTGAACGCGGCTTGAAAGGATTGACGCTAACGCTGCACCCTGGGCAGTACACGTGCCTGTCCGGCCCTTCGGGGTCGGGGAAATCCACTATCGGTGCATTGCTGGCCCGCGCCTGGGATCCGGATAAGGGCGGAATCATAGTTGACGGGATTTACCTAAACCGAATATCGCCCCAGGCGGTGCGCCAACGGATTTGCGTAATCAGTCAGGACGGCAGCCTGATTGATGGCACGGTCGCCGACAACCTGAAACTTGGCAAGCAGGTGCCAGGAGGCGCCCTCGAAAAAGTATTGAAGGTAGTTGCGCTGGAAGAGGACGTAGCCGCCCTCGGGGGGCTGCAGGCCCACCTTCGCCCAAACCAGTTGTCTGGGGGCCAGAAGCAGAGGCTACTGCTGGCACGAGGGCTCCTAATGGACGCGGACGCCTACGTGCTGGACGAAGTCACCTCACACCTGGACGAAGCCACCCTGCAGACAGTCAGAGCGAATCTGCGCGGCGCGCTGCACGGAAAGACGGTGCTAGAAATAACGCATCGCGTGGATACTACGGTGCGTCACGTAGAACTCGAAGAAGGCGCACTCAAGGCATAA
- a CDS encoding ATP-binding cassette domain-containing protein encodes MRTLSKPPLLPNVLAAVLVPLLLTDAALAAAPYLQAVLSGQAAPRRTLLLPLLLVAVAASCSLACRLGGGKAAGRLEGDLRSRILNKVYAAGPVGAPSAGRITAITTGIVERVAGAKTKVLPELLAMLYSPFCVSVVWALWGMWRSALTLSATSGLAYVLVRLFLKKIRKSSVANRRAEARLSESYLQSLRALGAASYLNGQDFLTERVEESAEVQRQRTMSLLAVNQSVLFVIHMAAFAVAFTASALVLSVEAPYSGMAVAACASLVIALRPVDRAGLYFVSAMGGRGAQTALSGFEHSLKRSESAVYGQPNPHNIVDLVDVTAGYAQDKPVLRNFFLSVRKGEHVALVGATGAGKSTIAGVLEGFVPVLSGKVAIDGVDSSARYPAASCVAYVPQNPYLLGDTVRQCFGSRTETAIWQALEDAQIGSWLRANGGLDLPLIEGGKNLSGGQRARIAIAIALASDKELLLLDEPTASIDEQSQKLILKTLAEQTGKRTILHIAHRAEAIAAAQRVVRVEAR; translated from the coding sequence GTGCGAACTTTGTCGAAACCACCTCTGCTACCCAACGTGCTAGCGGCAGTGTTAGTACCGCTACTACTGACAGACGCCGCCCTGGCAGCCGCTCCTTATCTGCAAGCCGTCTTGTCCGGGCAGGCTGCACCGCGGCGGACTTTGCTGCTACCGCTACTGCTTGTAGCCGTAGCCGCTTCTTGCTCCTTGGCGTGTCGACTTGGCGGAGGCAAAGCAGCAGGGCGGCTCGAGGGCGACTTGCGATCGCGCATATTAAATAAGGTATATGCAGCCGGGCCGGTGGGAGCGCCCTCGGCAGGGCGGATTACTGCCATTACTACCGGAATCGTAGAGCGGGTAGCGGGCGCCAAAACGAAAGTCCTACCGGAACTGTTGGCCATGCTCTACTCACCGTTCTGTGTAAGCGTCGTTTGGGCGCTATGGGGGATGTGGAGATCAGCTCTGACGCTGAGCGCCACCTCGGGGCTGGCTTACGTTCTGGTTCGCCTTTTCCTGAAGAAGATTCGCAAGTCCTCGGTGGCGAATAGACGCGCCGAAGCCCGTCTCAGCGAATCATACCTACAGTCGCTGCGAGCTCTTGGAGCGGCTTCCTATTTGAATGGGCAGGACTTCTTGACCGAGCGTGTTGAGGAATCAGCAGAAGTGCAAAGACAGCGAACCATGTCCCTTTTAGCGGTAAACCAGTCGGTGTTGTTCGTGATCCATATGGCCGCCTTTGCGGTTGCCTTCACCGCTTCTGCTCTTGTCTTGAGCGTAGAAGCACCCTATTCCGGGATGGCCGTGGCAGCTTGCGCCAGTTTGGTAATCGCGTTGCGTCCAGTAGACCGCGCAGGACTCTACTTTGTTTCGGCAATGGGAGGGCGGGGCGCGCAGACGGCGCTGAGCGGATTTGAGCATTCGCTGAAAAGGTCAGAATCAGCCGTCTATGGGCAGCCTAACCCACACAATATAGTTGACCTAGTTGACGTAACGGCAGGATATGCGCAGGATAAGCCGGTTTTACGCAATTTCTTTTTGAGTGTTCGCAAAGGGGAACACGTTGCCCTGGTCGGGGCAACCGGCGCGGGGAAAAGTACCATCGCCGGGGTGTTAGAAGGTTTTGTTCCGGTACTTTCCGGAAAGGTTGCCATTGACGGGGTTGACTCCAGCGCCCGGTATCCTGCTGCTTCTTGCGTGGCATACGTGCCGCAGAATCCGTACCTGCTGGGCGACACAGTAAGGCAGTGCTTCGGTAGTAGAACGGAAACCGCAATTTGGCAGGCGCTTGAAGATGCGCAGATCGGCAGCTGGCTCCGAGCAAACGGAGGTTTAGATTTGCCTCTTATAGAAGGTGGAAAGAATCTCTCTGGTGGACAGCGGGCCAGAATAGCCATCGCGATCGCGTTGGCGAGCGACAAGGAGCTGTTACTTCTGGATGAGCCCACCGCCTCAATCGACGAGCAGAGCCAGAAACTCATCTTGAAGACGTTGGCAGAGCAGACAGGGAAAAGAACGATCTTGCACATAGCGCATCGCGCCGAAGCGATTGCGGCAGCGCAGCGAGTAGTAAGAGTTGAGGCACGATGA
- a CDS encoding PLP-dependent aminotransferase family protein → MTAKKARSSKASNLDQWDDIYSEKARNLRQSEIRALFSVVSRPEVVSLAGGMPNIKDLPLDRLAESAKQLIARHGAQAMQYGGGQGYLELREQISQVMTYDGYAPNPDNIVITTGSQQALDYVTQIFIDPGDVIVAESPSYVGALGVFEAYRADVRHVPLDDDGVIPEALDEILTQLEKAGTPAKMFYTVPNYHNPAGVTLSAERRPRVVEICRKHHVLILEDNPYGLLGFHSDPIPSLHSYDPDSVVYLGSFSKMFAPGFRIGWAAAPPAIRQKLVLASESAVLSPSMVGQMAISGYLRDYDWYSQVKVFRAMYEERCNAMLSALEEFLPYCTWTKPQGGFYTWLTVPEGIDTKDMLPRAVTELVAYTPGTAFFADGSGHRNIRLSYCYPEPEEIREGVRRLSVVMDHELELLKLFGGPKAKED, encoded by the coding sequence GTGACCGCTAAGAAGGCGCGCAGCTCTAAAGCGTCTAACCTGGACCAATGGGACGACATTTATTCCGAAAAGGCTCGCAATCTTCGCCAAAGCGAGATTAGGGCACTATTTTCAGTTGTGTCACGTCCCGAGGTCGTTTCCCTTGCCGGCGGAATGCCCAATATCAAGGATCTTCCGCTCGACCGACTAGCTGAATCAGCCAAGCAACTAATTGCTAGGCACGGTGCACAGGCTATGCAGTACGGTGGCGGTCAGGGGTATTTAGAACTGCGCGAACAAATAAGCCAGGTTATGACTTACGACGGTTACGCCCCTAACCCCGACAACATTGTCATTACTACGGGCTCTCAACAGGCCCTGGACTACGTCACGCAGATCTTTATTGATCCAGGCGACGTCATTGTGGCCGAGTCTCCCTCTTACGTCGGTGCGCTAGGTGTATTCGAGGCCTACAGAGCCGACGTGCGTCACGTCCCCCTCGATGACGACGGTGTTATCCCCGAGGCGCTGGACGAAATCCTCACGCAGCTGGAAAAGGCCGGCACCCCCGCGAAGATGTTTTATACGGTCCCGAATTATCACAACCCGGCCGGGGTGACTCTCTCAGCTGAGCGACGCCCTCGGGTAGTAGAGATTTGCCGCAAGCATCACGTGCTCATCTTGGAAGATAATCCGTATGGCCTGCTCGGATTCCATTCTGACCCGATCCCTTCGCTACATTCCTACGATCCCGATTCGGTGGTCTATCTAGGTTCCTTCTCGAAGATGTTTGCCCCCGGTTTCCGCATTGGCTGGGCCGCTGCTCCTCCGGCTATCCGACAGAAGCTGGTTCTTGCCTCTGAATCGGCAGTGCTCTCGCCTTCGATGGTTGGGCAGATGGCAATCAGCGGCTACCTGCGCGATTACGACTGGTATTCCCAGGTCAAGGTTTTCCGAGCCATGTACGAGGAACGTTGCAACGCAATGCTTTCGGCGCTCGAAGAATTCCTGCCTTACTGTACTTGGACAAAGCCGCAGGGCGGTTTCTACACCTGGCTAACTGTGCCCGAGGGCATCGATACCAAGGACATGCTACCTCGCGCCGTGACTGAACTGGTCGCTTACACTCCCGGCACTGCATTCTTTGCCGACGGCTCTGGGCACCGAAATATTCGACTTTCGTACTGCTACCCCGAGCCCGAAGAAATTCGCGAGGGCGTACGCAGGCTTTCCGTTGTAATGGATCACGAACTGGAGCTACTGAAGTTGTTCGGTGGCCCAAAGGCTAAGGAGGACTAA
- a CDS encoding D-alanine--D-alanine ligase family protein, with the protein MANEEQAPMPQELPRSVAVVAGGITQERDVSLASGTRVTNRLVRAGFDAHLVEFGPHLLENLNRMQPDVVFPLVHGSFGEDGTLQALLKLAGFPFVGSGPQACKLSSAKPVAKSVVAKNGLTTPPAVSLPQEVFRQLDSDQILDLLENKLGLPMMVKPASGGSALGVTYVNDRADLARAMISAFSYDEEVLVEQYVSGRELAVSIIDSEDGPVALPVVEIMPEDGRYDYDARYAVGRSAFSVPAELDQKALEAVHDLALGCHRVLELSHLSRIDVILDEQGTPWFIDANVAPGMTDTSLFPQAAEAAEGSSFQQILQDLVIRAYQQGSREVTDVAD; encoded by the coding sequence ATGGCTAATGAAGAACAGGCTCCTATGCCTCAGGAGCTCCCTAGGTCCGTCGCCGTGGTTGCCGGCGGAATCACTCAAGAGCGGGACGTTTCCCTTGCGTCGGGCACCCGCGTAACCAATCGGTTAGTTCGAGCCGGATTTGACGCCCACCTTGTGGAATTTGGTCCCCACCTTTTAGAGAACCTAAATAGGATGCAGCCCGATGTAGTATTTCCGCTGGTACACGGGTCTTTCGGCGAGGACGGAACACTGCAGGCGCTGCTGAAGCTAGCTGGTTTCCCCTTTGTTGGATCCGGCCCGCAGGCCTGCAAGCTCTCTTCGGCTAAACCGGTAGCCAAATCCGTCGTGGCCAAGAACGGCCTTACTACTCCCCCGGCTGTGTCGCTGCCACAGGAAGTTTTTAGGCAGCTGGACTCCGATCAGATCCTGGATCTGCTAGAAAACAAGCTCGGTCTGCCCATGATGGTAAAGCCTGCTTCCGGAGGATCCGCCCTCGGGGTAACCTACGTGAACGATCGGGCGGATCTAGCGCGCGCTATGATTTCAGCTTTTTCCTACGACGAAGAGGTGCTGGTAGAGCAATACGTTTCAGGTCGGGAGCTGGCAGTCTCGATAATCGATTCTGAGGACGGCCCGGTGGCACTTCCGGTTGTCGAGATCATGCCGGAAGACGGGCGTTACGATTACGATGCTCGATACGCGGTCGGCCGCTCCGCCTTCTCTGTTCCTGCAGAGTTGGACCAGAAAGCACTGGAAGCTGTCCATGATCTAGCACTTGGCTGTCATCGCGTATTGGAACTATCCCACCTGAGCCGCATAGACGTCATCCTGGACGAACAAGGCACCCCCTGGTTTATCGATGCCAACGTTGCTCCGGGTATGACGGACACCTCCCTCTTTCCCCAGGCAGCAGAAGCAGCAGAGGGATCCAGTTTTCAGCAGATTCTGCAGGACCTAGTTATTCGGGCCTACCAGCAGGGCTCTCGCGAGGTTACCGATGTAGCAGATTAG